The following proteins come from a genomic window of Rutidosis leptorrhynchoides isolate AG116_Rl617_1_P2 chromosome 10, CSIRO_AGI_Rlap_v1, whole genome shotgun sequence:
- the LOC139871594 gene encoding E3 ubiquitin-protein ligase UPL1-like produces the protein MAGTLRSSLPSRLRQLLSGEGHIGPNVKLDSETPPKVKAFIDKVIQCPLQDLAIPLSGFHWEYNKGNFHHWRPLFLHFDTYFKTYLSSRKDLLLVDTLEDDTPFPKQSVLQILRVMQIVLENCHNKSSFDGLEHFKLLLASTDPEILIATLETLSALVKISPSKLHASGKLVGCGSINNCLLSLAQGWGSKEEGLGLYSCVMLNERTQDEGLSLFPPDVQTEADNSQNRVGSTLYFELHGTNPQSTSVIQIPDLHLHTEDDLTLMKSLVDQYSVPPEHRFSLLTRIRYAHAFRSSRICRMYSKICLLSFIVLVQSSDAHDELVSFFANEPEYTNELIRLVKSEEIPGTIRTLAMHALGSQLAAYSSSHERARVLSGSSISFAGGNRMILLNVLQRAISSLNSSSDPSSVAFVEALLQFYLLHVISTSSSGSVIRGSGMVPTFLPLLEDSDSSHMHLVCLAVKTLQKLMDYSNSAVTLFKDLGGVDLLTNRLQIEVVRVIGSDIGDDSSMSIGESSNSNPNVDRLYSQKRLIRVLLKALGSATYAPANSTRPQGAHDASLPTTLIMIFENMNKFGGDIYSAAVTVMSEMIHKDPTCYASLDELGLPDAFLASVKAGVLPSSKALTCVPNGIGAICLNTKGLETVKETSALSFLFDVFTDKKYVIPMNDGIVPLANAVEELLRHVASLRGTGVDLIVKIVKEIASIEDGKGKMGKVVDGSAMEMDTEDKENVGPCLVASTESGSEGIGDDQYIQLCIFHVMVLVHRTMENAETCRMFVEKEGIEALLKLLLRPSITQSSEGMSIALHSTMVFKSFTQHHSAPLARAFCSALRGYLQSTKGGFDTLSGSFLLDPKATPNSGLFSSLFLVEFLLFLAASKDNRWVTALLQEFGNDSKDVLVSIGDTHRQILWQIALLEDAKFQTEEDNGGSGSGSGSTDESRQLEPSSSESEDQRLNSFRQFLDPLMRRRMSGWSFESQFFDLVTLYRDLTNTSGLPQHLGGGGSHRSLPPGTSEGVSGGTSSETDKQRSYYSSCCDMMRSLSSHITHLFQELGKAMLLPSRRRDDVVTVTPASKSVASTFADITLAHMKFEGDVSVSGSAPSWSPKCRYLGKVIDFIDGILLEKPDTCNPVLLNCLYGRGVIHLVLTTFEATSDLLFTVNRIPASPMETDERDPKAESAEIVRSWIDGPLASYGKLMDHLVTSSFILSLFTKHFLTQPLITGDTVFPRDAEVFVKVLQSMILKVVLPVWTHPQFTDCSDDFIAVVISIIRHVFSGVEVRNVTGSGSRPIGPPPNETTISTIVEMGFTRARAEEALRQVGTNSVELAMEWLFSHPEEVQEEDDELARALAMSLGNSGTDANDDTVTTESSEPIEEETVQLPPVDDLLSTCKKLLEMKNSLTFPVRDLLSMICSQDDGRYRSDVIMFILEQVKLCSSDSYGGKDNMLSSLFHVLALILNEDKDARDVASKNGLVKVAADLLSNWNSSERDSGTLLVPKWVTSAFLAVDRLSQVDQKLNPDILELLKKDDVSDHNNSLIIDEEKQTNLGLSSKLIDVADQKRFIEICCGFLIKPLPAETVHAILQLCSTLTRTHSVAVSFLEAGGLPSLLSLPTSSLFVGFDNVAATIIRHILEDPQTLQQAMESEIKHSVVAGGSRQANGRLTPRNFLLNMSSVLSRDPVIFMRAAKAVCQIEMHGDRPFIVLLKDREKDKSKDKEEKDKPHATTDGKLSIGNNTKLSDANTKNAKVHRKPPSSFTTVIELLLESVITFVPPSEEKEGTSSSVTDMEVDVNLGKGKGKAIASASEENEENGQESSALLAKVVFILKLLKEILLMYGSSVHVLLRKDAELSGIFHHILCNFLPHLRSSKREKKDADWRHKLAGRASQFLVASCVRSSEARRRIFGEINNAFTDFVDNSEVNRPPGNDIQAFVDLLGDVMAARSPTGASISGEASVTFIDVGLVKSLTRTLQMLDLDHADSLKIVPGLVKVLELVTKEHVHAAEANSAKADSLTKPFDHVDQGRTENTGDVSRSTETASLPNANSAPTEAGIESFSTVQTYGGSEAVTDDMEHDQDIDGGSNPPSEDDYMHETSEETRGIENGLGSVGIRFEIQPDTHESLDEDDEDMSGDGGDDVDEDDDGDDDGNNDLEEDEVHHMPHPDTDQDDHEIEDEFDEDMIEEEEDEDDEDDDGGVILRLGEGMNGINVLDHIEVFGRDQSFNNDTLHVMPVEVFGSRRQGRTTSIYNLLGRSGDSSASTQHPLLMEPSSSRAISSRPTDNSREGHIERNLESSSSRLNSIFRSLRNGRHGQQGNRLNMWTDDAQSGGSNTSSIPLGLEDLLVSHLSPPITEKNSDQEKMEGQSNNELGQSQESAGMVPETTADNNGPDVQIASRDSGSNNADAPIGQPLSVDMQFDQNDSVSRDAEAVSQESSESGATLGESLRSLDVEIGSADGHDDASERQGARRVNVPLNTASLTARDASLHSVTEVSENPSQEPDQSDPGQDANRDGPAGTGSAPIDPAFLDALPEELRAEVLSGRQGPPAQPAANTEPQNDGDIDPEFLAALPPDIRAEVLAQQQAQGAHRAQELEGQPVEMDTVSIIATFPTELREEVLLTSSDAVLANLTPALVAEANMLRERFARRYNRNLFGMFPRSRRGESSRRGEGIGSSIGGIVTRRSSGSKPVETDGVPLVDKEDLKAMVRLLRIVQPLYKPHLQRLLLNLCAHFETRSSVVKILMDLLMLDTRKPEATLSTSEPSYRLYACQSHVMYSRPQCFDGVPPLVSRRVLETLTYLARNHTFVAKLLLQFRFSPVESESLNQSRGKAIMVIQDNETGKQQEDLLAITMLLSLLNQPLYLRSIAHLEQLLNLLDVIIDNAESKQTPDERGVSVTEESPAEMSASDANVGSTDGSDTKLVKADNASKPSSSGANDECDSRTILLNLPQTELRLLCSLLARESLSDNAYALVAEVLKKLVTIAPRHCHLFITELAGAMKNLTTSAMDELHRFSEIDKALITTTASDGAAILRVIQALSLLVTSLNPEKEQTLPENDQSNTLALVGDINSALEPLWTELSTCISKIENYSDMSPDVSDSSRPSGAMPPLPAGTQNILPYIESFFVMCEKLHPANLGGTQEFGANVDDATTSGPTGKIDEKHVVFVKFSEKHRKLLNAFIRQNPGLLEKSFSLMLKVPRFIDFDNKRSHFRSKIKHQHDHHHSPLRISVRRAYILEDSYNQLRMRSTQDLKGRLTVHFQGEEGIDAGGLTREWYQLLSRVIFDKGALLFTTVGNDSTFQPNPNSVYQTEHLSYFKFVGRVVGKALFDGQLLDVHFTRSFYKHILGVKVTYHDIEAIDPGYFKNLKWMLENDISDILDLTFSIDADEEKMILCERSEVTDYELIPGGRNIRVTEENKHKYVDLIAEHRLTTAIRPQINAFLEGFNELVSRDLISIFHDKELELLISGLPDIDLDDMKANTEYSGYSPASPVIQWFWEVAQGFSKEDKARLLQFVTGTSKVPLEGFSALQGISGSQKFQIHKAYGRPDHLPSAHTCFNQLDLPEYPSKENLEERLLLAIHEANEGFGFG, from the exons ATGGCCGGAACCCTAAGATCGAGCTTGCCGTCGAGGTTACGGCAGCTGTTATCCGGTGAAGGACACATCGGTCCTAATGTTAAGCTTGATTCTGAAACT CCCCCAAAAGTGAAGGCCTTCATTGACAAGGTGATTCAATGCCCATTACAAGACTTAGCAATTCCTCTGTCAGGCTTTCATTGGGAGTACAACAAG GGAAATTTTCATCATTGGAGGCCGCTGTTTTTGCATTTTGATACCTACTTCAAGACATACTTGTCTAGCAGGAAGGATCTTCTTTTAGTAGATACCTTAGAAGATGATACTCCTTTTCCTAAACAATCTGTTCTCCAGATATTGCGTGTGATGCAAATCGTTTTAGAGAATTGTCACAACAAAAGTTCCTTTGATGGTTTAGAG CATTTCAAGCTCTTGCTTGCATCAACAGACCCTGAGATTCTCATTGCAACGTTGGAGACTCTTTCAGCGTTAGTGAAAATAAGTCCCTCGAAACTTCACGCAAGTGGAAAATTAGTAGGATGCGGTTCAATAAACAATTGCCTTTTGTCATTAGCACAGGGATGGGGTAGCAAAGAAGAGGGTTTGGGCTTGTATTCATGTGTTATGTTAAACGAAAGAACCCAAGATGAAGGTCTAAGCTTATTCCCACCTGATGTACAAACAGAAGCCGACAATTCTCAAAACCGTGTTGGTTCTACCCTCTATTTTGAGTTGCACGGTACAAATCCCCAAAGCACAAGTGTTATACAGATTCCTGATCTACACTTGCATACGGAGGATGATTTGACTTTGATGAAGTCATTGGTTGACCAGTATAGTGTACCTCCTGAGCATAGGTTCTCGTTGCTGACAAGAATTCGATATGCTCACGCCTTTCGATCATCTAGAATTTGCAGGATGTATAGCAAGATCTGCTTACTTTCTTTCATTGTTCTTGTTCAATCAAGTGATGCTCATGATGAACTCGTGTCTTTTTTTGCTAATGAGCCAGAATACACTAATGAGTTAATCAGACTAgtgaaatctgaagagatacctgGAACAATTCGTACTCTTGCAATGCATGCTCTTGGATCTCAACTAGCTGCATATTCATCGTCACATGAGAGGGCAAGGGTTTTAAGTGGGTCAAGCATTAGCTTTGCTGGTGGAAATCGCATGATACTTCTCAATGTTTTGCAAAGGGCAATTTCGTCTTTAAACAGCTCCAGCGACCCATCGTCTGTTGCATTTGTTGAAGCACTTCTCCAATTCTATTTACTTCATGTCATATCTACATCAAGTTCTGGGAGTGTAATACGGGGATCAGGAATGGTTCCTACTTTTTTACCCCTTTTAGAAGATTCTGATTCTTCACACATGCATCTTGTATGCTTAGCTGTGAAGACACTGCAAAAGCTCATGGACTACAGCAATTCAGCTGTAACTCTTTTTAAGGACTTGGGAGGAGTTGACCTTTTGACTAACAGACTGCAGATAGAAGTGGTCAGGGTGATTGGTTCAGATATAGGAGATGACAGCTCAATGAGCATCGGGGAGtcttcaaactcaaaccctaatgtTGATCGGCTTTATTCCCAGAAACGGCTCATTAGGGTTCTGTTGAAGGCACTTGGTTCTGCTACTTATGCTCCAGCTAATTCGACCCGTCCCCAGGGGGCCCACGATGCTTCTTTGCCCACCACACTAATTATGATCTTTGAAAATATGAATAAATTTGGAGGGGACATATATTCAGCTGCTGTTACTGTTATGAGTGAAATGATACATAAAGATCCCACTTGTTATGCTTCATTAGATGAATTGGGTCTTCCTGACGCTTTTCTAGCATCGGTTAAAGCGGGGGTTCTTCCATCTTCAAAGGCTCTTACGTGTGTTCCTAATGGTATTGGTGCTATTTGTCTCAATACAAAGGGATTGGAAACAGTTAAAGAAACTTCAGCATTAAGTTTTCTGTTCGATGTTTTCACTGATAAGAAATATGTAATACCGATGAATGATGGAATAGTGCCGTTGGCGAATGCTGTTGAGGAGCTTTTACGTCATGTAGCTTCATTAAGAGGTACTGGTGTAGATTTGATTGTTAAGATTGTTAAGGAAATTGCTTCAATAGAGGACGGTAAGGGTAAAATGGGAAAAGTTGTAGATGGTAGTGCTATGGAGATGGATACTGAAGATAAAGAAAATGTAGGCCCGTGCCTAGTTGCTAGTACAGAATCAGGTTCAGAAGGAATCGGTGATGACCAGTATATTCAATTATGCATCTTTCATGTGATGGTGTTAGTTCACCGAACAATGGAGAATGCTGAAACGTGTCGAATGTTTGTtgaaaaggaaggaattgaagcttTGTTGAAGCTTTTGTTAAGACCAAGTATAACTCAGTCATCAGAAGGGATGTCTATTGCTTTGCATAGCACCATGGTTTTCAAAAGCTTTACTCAACATCACTCAGCTCCTTTAGCACGCGCCTTTTGCTCTGCTCTTCGGGGTTATCTGCAGTCAACTAAGGGTGGGTTTGATACTCTTTCAGGCTCGTTTCTTCTAGACCCAAAAGCTACCCCAAATTCTGGGCTCTTTTCTTCACTTTTTCTTGTGGAATTCCTTTTGTTTCTTGCTGCCTCGAAAGACAATCGTTGGGTTACTGCATTGCTGCAAGAATTTGGTAATGATAGCAAGGATGTTTTGGTTTCTATTGGAGACACTCATCGTCAAATTCTATGGCAGATTGCATTACTTGAAGATGCTAAGTTTCAAACTGAGGAAGACAATGGtggttctggttcaggttctggttctACTGACGAGTCCCGCCAATTGGAGCCTAGTTCATCAGAATCTGAGGATCAAAGATTAAATTCGTTTAGGCAGTTTCTTGATCCGCTAATGAGAAGAAGGATGTCAGGATGGAGTTTTGAATCACAGTTTTTTGATCTAGTTACTTTATATCGTGATCTCACTAATACATCTGGTCTTCCACAGCATCTTGGCGGTGGCGGTAGCCACCGATCACTGCCACCTGGCACATCAGAGGGTGTTAGCGGTGGTACTTCTTCAGAAACAGATAAACAAAGGTCATACTATTCATCTTGTTGTGATATGATGAGGTCACTCTCTTCACATATTACACACTTGTTTCAAGAGCTAGGCAAAGCGATGTTGCTTCCATCTAGAAGAAGAGATGACGTGGTAACGGTTACTCCCGCTTCTAAATCAGTCGCGTCCACTTTTGCTGACATCACATTGGCTCATATGAAGTTTGAAGGTGATGTAAGCGTATCTGGATCTGCTCCATCATGGTCACCCAAGTGTCGGTATTTGGGAAAGGTTATAGATTTTATCGATGGGATTCTACTAGAAAAACCTGACACCTGCAACCCTGTTTTGTTAAATTGTTTATACGGTCGTGGTGTCATTCATTTAGTTTTGACCACCTTTGAAGCTACTAGCGATCTGTTATTTACAGTCAACAGGATTCCTGCATCTCCAATGGAGACGGATGAACGAGATCCAAAAGCCGAGTCAGCAGAAATTGTGCGTTCGTGGATAGATGGGCCGTTAGCCAGCTACGGTAAACTTATGGATCATCTAGTGACATCATCTTTTATTTTGTCCCTGTTCACAAAACATTTTCTTACACAACCACTTATTACCGGTGACACCGTGTTTCCACGTGATGCTGAGGTTTTTGTCAAGGTTCTTCAATCTATGATTTTGAAAGTGGTGCTTCCCGTTTGGACTCACCCGCAGTTCACAGACTGTAGTGACGATTTCATTGCTGTTGTAATATCTATAATTCGTCATGTTTTTTCTGGTGTTGAAGTGAGAAATGTAACCGGTTCTGGATCAAGGCCCATTGGGCCACCTCCAAATGAAACGACTATATCCACAATTGTAGAAATGGGGTTTACTAGAGCTCGGGCTGAGGAGGCGTTAAGACAAGTGGGAACAAATAGTGTTGAATTAGCAATGGAGTGGCTGTTTTCACATCCAGAGGAAGttcaagaagaagatgatgaacttgCTCGTGCACTTGCAATGTCTCTTGGTAATTCTGGAACCGATGCGAATGATGATACGGTGACAACAGAAAGTAGTGAACCAATTGAAGAGGAAACCGTGCAGTTACCACCTGTTGATGACTTGTTGTCTACGTGTAAGAAGCTTCTAGAAATGAAAAATTCTTTAACTTTTCCAGTTCGGGATCTTCTATCAATGATATGTTCTCAAGATGATGGTCGATACAGATCAGATGTTATAATGTTCATCCTTGAACAAGTGAAGCTTTGCAGTTCTGATTCTTATGGTGGAAAAGATAATATGCTATCCTCTCTCTTTCACGTTCTTGCATTGATTCTTAACGAGGATAAAGATGCACGAGACGTTGCATCCAAAAATGGCTTGGTCAAAGTTGCAGCAGATCTCTTATCAAATTGGAACTCTAGTGAACGTGATAGTGGGACATTGCTTGTTCCCAAATGGGTGACATCAGCTTTTCTTGCTGTTGATCGGCTTTCTCAGGTTGACCAAAAGTTAAATCCTGATATTTTGGAGCTGTTAAAGAAAGATGATGTCAGCGACCATAATAATTCCTTAATAATAGATGAGGAAAAGCAAACGAATTTGGGATTATCATCAAAACTTATTGATGTTGCAGACCAAAAGAGATTTATTGAAATATGTTGTGGCTTTTTGATTAAACCACTACCTGCTGAAACAGTCCATGCTATTCTACAGCTATGTTCAACACTTACAAGAACTCATTCTGTTGCTGTTAGTTTTCTAGAAGCTGGTGGTTTGCCTTCACTGCTATCTTTGCCTACAAGTAGCCTATTTGTTGGGTTCGATAACGTTGCAGCCACGATTATTCGTCATATTCTAGAAGATCCACAAACTCTCCAACAAGCAATGGAAAGTGAAATTAAGCATAGTGTTGTTGCAGGTGGCAGTAGACAAGCAAATGGAAGGCTCACACCTCGTAACTTTCTGTTGAATATGAGTTCTGTTCTTTCTCGAGATCCCGTGATCTTTATGCGGGCTGCAAAAGCAGTGTGCCAAATTGAAATGCATGGCGACAGACCGTTTATCGTCTTGCTAAAAGATCGCGAAAAAGATAAATCTAAAGACAAGGAGGAAAAAGATAAACCGCATGCTACAACTGATGGTAAGCTCAGCATAGGTAATAACACCAAACTTTCTGATGCAAATACCAAGAATGCTAAGGTTCACCGTAAGCCGCCTTCAAGTTTTACCACTGTAATCGAGCTGCTTTTGGAGTCTGTAATTACTTTTGTACCCCCGTCAGAAGAGAAGGAAGGGACGAGCTCTTCGGTAACAGATATGGAAGTTGATGTTAATTTGGGCAAGGGTAAAGGGAAAGCTATCGCATCAGCATCTGAAGAGAATGAAGAAAATGGTCAGGAATCATCTGCATTATTGGCTAAAGTTGTATTCATTTTGAAGCTGTTAAAGGAGATTCTGTTGATGTATGGTTCGTCTGTTCATGTTCTGCTACGAAAAGATGCTGAGCTTAGTGGAATATTCCATCACATTCTTTGTAATTTTCTTCCTCATTTAAGAAGCTCTAAACGTGAAAAGAAGGATGCTGACTGGAGGCACAAACTAGCAGGTCGGGCTAGCCAGTTCTTGGTGGCTTCATGTGTGCGTTCTTCAGAGGCAAGAAGGAGAATTTTTGGAGAAATCAATAACGCATTTACTGATTTTGTTGATAATTCTGAGGTTAATCGGCCACCTGGAAATGATATTCAAGCTTTTGTTGATCTACTTGGGGATGTAATGGCTGCTCGTTCGCCTACAGGCGCCTCGATTTCTGGAGAAGCTTCAGTTACCTTTATAGATGTCGGATTGGTTAAGTCGCTTACAAGAACCCTGCAAATGTTGGACTTGGATCATGCCGACTCGCTAAAGATTGTACCAGGTCTTGTAAAGGTTCTGGAATTGGTGACTAAGGAACATGTTCATGCTGCTGAGGCTAACTCTGCAAAAGCTGATAGTTTAACAAAACCTTTTGATCATGTTGACCAAGGAAGAACTGAGAATACTGGTGATGTATCTAGGTCAACCGAAACCGCATCTTTACCTAATGCAAATTCTGCACCTACCGAAGCTGGTATCGAGTCTTTTAGCACTGTACAGACGTATGGTGGATCTGAGGCTGTTACAGATGATATGGAGCATGATCAGGATATTGATGGAGGTTCTAATCCGCCTAGTGAAGATGATTATATGCACGAAACTTCTGAGGAAACACGTGGTATCGAAAACGGTCTTGGTTCAGTTGGAATAAGATTTGAAATCCAACCTGATACTCATGAGAGccttgatgaagatgatgaggatATGTCAGGTGATGGAGGAGAtgatgttgatgaagatgatgatggggaTGATGATGGAAATAATGATCTGGAAGAAGATGAAGTTCATCATATGCCACATCCTGACACTGATCAAGATGATCATGAAATTGAAGACGAGTTTGATGAGGATATgatcgaagaagaagaagatgaagatgacgaGGATGATGATGGTGGAGTTATATTAAGACTGGGTGAGGGAATGAATGGGATAAATGTGTTGGATCATATAGAGGTATTTGGTAGAGACCAAAGTTTTAATAATGATACTCTTCATGTGATGCCCGTTGAAGTCTTCGGTTCCAGACGACAAGGTCGCACTACATCTATCTATAATCTTTTGGGGAGATCAGGTGACAGTTCTGCTTCGACTCAGCATCCACTTCTAATGGAGCCTTCTTCCTCGCGCGCAATTTCTTCTCGACCAACAG ATAATTCTCGTGAGGGTCACATTGAAAGAAATTTGGAATCATCATCGTCACGATTGAATTCAATTTTCCGGTCTTTGAGAAATGGTCGTCATGGACAGCAAGGAAACAGGCTTAACATGTGGACTGATGATGCACAAAGTGGTGGATCTAATACATCAAGCATTCCTTTAGGTCTTGAAGATCTGTTGGTTTCTCATCTGAGCCCTCCAATCACCGAAAAAAACTCCGATCAAGAAAAAATGGAGGGTCAATCGAATAACGAGCTTGGTCAATCCCAAGAATCAGCTGGAATGGTACCTGAAACCACTGCTGACAACAATGGTCCTGATGTTCAAATTGCCTCGCGAGATTCTGGAAGCAATAATGCGGATGCACCCATTGGTCAACCTCTATCTGTTGATATGCAGTTTGACCAAAATGATAGTGTTTCCCGGGATGCTGAAGCTGTTAGCCAAGAAAGTAGCGAAAGTGGGGCCACATTAGGTGAAAGCCTTAGAAGCCTTGATGTTGAAATTGGAAGTGCTGATGGTCATGATGATGCGAGCGAGAGGCAAGGTGCAAGGAGAGTAAACGTACCACTCAACACTGCATCATTAACAGCGAGAGATGCATCTCTTCATAGTGTAACCGAGGTTTCAGAGAATCCTAGTCAAGAGCCAGACCAAAGTGACCCTGGTCAGGATGCTAACCGTGATGGTCCAGCCGGCACCGGTTCCGCACCAATTGACCCAGCTTTTCTGGATGCTCTTCCTGAGGAGTTACGGGCTGAGGTGCTTTCGGGTAGACAGGGCCCTCCGGCTCAGCCTGCTGCCAACACTGAACCACAAAATGATGGAGACATAGACCCCGAGTTTCTAGCTGCACTCCCCCCTGACATCCGGGCTGAAGTTCTAGCACAACAGCAGGCTCAAGGGGCCCACCGGGCACAAGAATTGGAAGGTCAACCTGTGGAAATGGATACCGTATCAATAATTGCTACGTTCCCAACTGAATTACGGGAAGAG GTTCTTTTAACATCCTCTGATGCGGTTCTTGCTAATCTTACACCTGCTCTTGTTGCGGAGGCAAATATGTTGCGGGAACGGTTTGCTCGTAGGTACAATCGGAACCTTTTTGGTATGTTTCCTAGGAGTAGGCGGGGTGAATCTTCTAGAAGAGGCGAAGGAATTGGATCTAGCATTGGTGGGATTGTTACTCGTAGGTCAAGTGGAAGTAAGCCTGTTGAAACCGATGGAGTTCCTTTGGTAGACAAAGAAGATCTCAAAGCCATGGTTCGGTTGCTTCGTATTGTCCAG CCGTTATACAAACCTCATCTCCAGAGACTGCTGTTGAATTTATGTGCTCATTTTGAAACGCGTTCATCTGTAGTGAAAATATTAATGGATCTGCTGATGCTTGACACAAGAAAACCTGAGGCTACTTTGAGTACTTCTGAACCATCATACAGACTTTATGCTTGCCAGAGCCATGTCATGTATTCTCGTCCTCAATGTTTTGATG GTGTACCTCCATTGGTCTCACGGCGTGTTCTAGAAACTTTGACATATTTGGCTAGGAACCATACATTTGTTGCAAAACTTCTGCTCCAGTTTAGGTTTTCTCCGGTGGAGTCGGAGAGTCTTAATCAGTCTCGTGGAAAAGCCATTATGGTTATTCAAGATAACGAAACTGGAAAACAACAAGAAGATTTATTAGCCATAACAATGCTCTTAAGTCTCTTAAACCAGCCACTTTATTTGAGAAGTATTGCACATCTAGAGCAG CTGCTGAACTTGTTAGACGTGATCATTGATAATGCTGAAAGCAAGCAAACTCCTGATGAACGTGGGGTATCTGTTACCGAAGAATCTCCTGCTGAAATGTCCGCTTCAGATGCTAATGTTGGTAGCACCGATGGTTCGGATACCAAATTAGTCAAAGCAGATAATGCCTCTAAACCCTCATCTTCTGGCGCTAATGATGAATGCGACTCACGCACCATTTTACTGAACTTGCCACAGACAGAACTACGTCTTCTCTGTTCACTGCTTGCACGTGAAAG TTTGTCGGATAATGCATATGCTCTTGTGGCCGAAGTATTAAAGAAATTGGTGACCATCGCACCCCGTCACTGTCATTTATTCATTACAGAGCTAGCTGGCGCTATGAAGAACCTTACAACGTCAGCCATGGATGAATTGCATAGGTTTAGTGAAATCGACAAGGCACTTATTACTACCACTGCTTCAGATGGAGCAGCAATCTTAAGGGTTATACAAGCACTAAGCTTACTTGTTACCTCACTTAATCCCGAAAAAGAACAAACACTTCCCGAAAACGATCAATCAAATACCCTTGCTCTTGTTGGTGACATAAATTCCGCTTTAGAACCATTGTGGACAGAATTAAGTACGTGTATAAGCAAAATCGAGAACTATTCTGACATGTCACCTGATGTATCTGATTCGTCAAGGCCATCTGGTGCAATGCCTCCACTGCCAGCTGGCACTCAGAACATCTTACCGTACATAGAATCTTTCTTCGTTATGTGTGAGAAGTTGCACCCGGCGAATCTAGGAGGAACACAAGAGTTTGGTGCTAACGTTGATGACGCCACTACTTCTGGGCCCACAGGAAAAATTGATGAAAAACACGTAGTGTTTGTGAAGTTTTCAGAAAAGCATAGGAAATTACTCAATGCTTTTATACGACAAAACCCTGGATTGCTTGAAAAGTCGTTCTCTCTTATGCTTAAGGTCCCACGGTTTATTGATTTTGACAACAAGCGGTCTCATTTTAGATCTAAAATTAAGCATCAACATGATCATCATCATAGTCCTTTGAGGATCTCTGTAAGACGAGCATATATACTTGAAGATTCGTATAATCAATTGAGAATGAGATCCACTCAAGATTTAAAGGGTAGGTTGACCGTTCATTTCCAAGGGGAAGAAGGTATTGATGCAGGTGGACTTACAAGGGAATGGTATCAGCTTTTATCAAGGGTTATTTTTGATAAAGGAGCTCTGCTTTTTACAACTGTTGGCAACGATTCGACATTTCAGCCAAATCCGAATTCTGTTTATCAAACAGAACACCTTTCGTACTTCAAGTTTGTTGGAAGAGTG GTTGGGAAGGCACTATTTGATGGTCAGTTGCTTGACGTTCATTTCACAAGATCGTTTTACAAGCACATCCTTGGTGTAAAAGTGACGTACCATGATATTGAAGCGATCGACCCGGGTTATTTTAAGAACCTGAAGTGGATGCTTGAG AATGATATCAGTGATATTCTCGATCTAACATTTAGTATTGATGCTGATGAAGAGAAAATGATATTATGTGAACGATCAGAG GTTACCGACTATGAACTGATTCCCGGTGGAAGAAATATTCGAGTGACAGAGGAAAACAAACATAAATACGTGGATCTAATTGCTGAACATCGGTTAACGACTGCCATACGCCCTCAAATAAACGCTTTCTTGGAAGGGTTTAATGAATTGGTTTCACGTGATTTAATATCTATCTTTCATGACAAGGAATTAGAATTGTTGATCAGTGGACTTCCAGATATCGACT TGGATGACATGAAAGCGAATACAGAGTACTCCGGTTATAGTCCTGCATCTCCTGTTATCCAGTGGTTCTGGGAGGTTGCTCAAGGCTTCAGCAAAGAAGATAAAGCTCGGTTGTTGCAATTTGTTACCGGTACCTCAAAG GTGCCATTAGAAGGATTCAGCGCTTTGCAAGGCATCTCTGGATCTCAAAAGTTTCAGATTCACAAAGCGTACGGAAGACCCGACCATCTGCCCTCAGCTCACACATG TTTCAATCAGTTAGATTTACCAGAGTATCCTTCAAAGGAGAATCTGGAGGAGAGACTGCTGCTTGCAATTCATGAAGCTAATGAAGGCTTTGGTTTTGGTTAA